A genomic region of Anas acuta chromosome 1, bAnaAcu1.1, whole genome shotgun sequence contains the following coding sequences:
- the MAB21L1 gene encoding putative nucleotidyltransferase MAB21L1 — MIAAQAKLVYHLNKYYNEKCQARKAAIAKTIREVCKVVSDVLKEVEVQEPRFISSLNEMDNRYEGLEVISPTEFEVVLYLNQMGVFNFVDDGSLPGCAVLKLSDGRKRSMSLWVEFITASGYLSARKIRSRFQTLVAQAVDKCSYRDVVKMVADTSEVKLRIRDRYVVQITPAFKCTGIWPRSAAHWPLPHIPWPGPNRVAEVKAEGFNLLSKECHSLAGKQSSAESDAWVLQFAEAENRLQMGGCRKKCLSILKTLRDRHLELPGQPLNNYHMKTLVSYECEKHPRESDWDESCLGDRLNGILLQLISCLQCRRCPHYFLPNLDLFQGKPHSALENAAKQTWRLAREILTNPKSLEKL; from the coding sequence ATGATCGCGGCCCAGGCCAAGCTGGTGTATCATCTGAATAAATACTACAACGAGAAATGCCAAGCCAGGAAAGCTGCCATCGCCAAGACGATCCGCGAAGTCTGCAAAGTGGTGTCGGACGTGCTGAAGGAGGTGGAGGTGCAGGAGCCTCGCTTCATCAGCTCCCTGAATGAGATGGACAATCGCTACGAGGGCTTGGAAGTCATCTCCCCCACGGAGTTCGAAGTCGTGCTCTATCTGAACCAGATGGGGGTCTTCAACTTCGTGGACGACGGCTCCTTGCCGGGCTGCGCTGTGTTAAAGTTGAGCGACGGGCGCAAGAGGAGCATGTCCCTCTGGGTGGAGTTCATCACGGCGTCTGGCTACCTCTCCGCTCGCAAAATCCGCTCCAGATTTCAGACTCTGGTGGCTCAAGCCGTGGATAAGTGCAGTTACAGAGACGTGGTAAAGATGGTGGCGGACACCAGCGAGGTGAAGCTGCGGATCAGGGATAGGTACGTGGTGCAGATCACGCCGGCGTTCAAGTGCACGGGGATCTGGCCGCGGAGCGCTGCCCACTGGCCGCTTCCCCACATCCCCTGGCCGGGACCCAACCGGGTGGCGGAGGTCAAGGCCGAAGGGTTCAACCTCTTGTCCAAGGAGTGCCACTCGCTGGCCGGCAAGCAGAGCTCGGCCGAGAGCGATGCCTGGGTGCTGCAGTTCGCCGAAGCCGAGAACAGACTGCAGATGGGCGGCTGCAGGAAGAAATGCCTCTCCATCCTCAAAACCTTGCGGGACCGCCACCTGGAGCTGCCGGGCCAGCCCCTGAATAATTATCACATGAAGACTCTGGTTTCATACGAATGCGAAAAGCACCCCCGAGAGTCGGACTGGGACGAGTCGTGCTTGGGCGATCGGCTCAACGGGATTTTACTGCAGCTCATCTCCTGCCTCCAGTGCAGGCGGTGCCCGCATTACTTCTTGCCCAATTTAGACCTCTTTCAGGGCAAACCTCACTCAGCCCTGGAAAACGCGGCCAAACAGACGTGGCGACTGGCTAGGGAGATACTGACCAACCCGAAAAGTTTGGAGAAACTTTAG